aACCTATATTCAGCCGTCATTTTCAGTTCCCAtcagagaaatttataaaattgcaATATACGTGTATTATATTAACTTACCTTCCACCTTAGGAAAAAATAAGGTACCTTCCACCGTAGGAAAAAAAAGCCAGAGGTCTTGAGCGCCACAATACTGACGCGCGTTTAACCAAAACCTAGTGTCCCGGGAGCTGGTCCTCCACCCCAGTCCAATCTCATTAGAGTGTACCCCACACTCTCTCTAAGCAGCGTGAGTTCCATCCCCACCCATTCTCAACGCTTCaacaaatctctctctctctctctctctctctccctctctcgtctTCCATCTTCCAAGAGCAAGAAGATTCTCTCTATACAAAaagtcgtcgtcgtcgtcgtcgtcgtcttcttcttcttcttcttcctcttcttcttcttctgcttctccTTCTCCTCTCCCCTGGATGAATTGATACAACGAATCAATAACCGAACTTGTTTTTTCTTGGTCCATCCAATCTAGAACAAGAGGAAAGATCAAGGTCTGGAAGAACCAATTAAATGTTCTTGACGACGATTTCGTCTTCTTCCTACTTCTGTTAGGTTCGATTCCATTGAACGGATAGAAGGATCTTCAAGAAGTAGGAAGTTGTAATTGGTTGATCAGAGCCATGAGACCGGTCCAACCCCCACCTGGCGTCGGCGGCAGTGGCAAGCGAGGGCTAAAGGCACGTAGGCGGCAGGACCTAACCCTACCCCTTCCACAGCGGAACCTATCACTAGCCGTCCCTCTCCCTCTACCCCCATCCTCCTCTAATTCTTCCGCTAACTCGGGCTCGTCGTCGAATCACTCTAACGGCTGCAACACGATCCACTTCTCGGAGCTGGAGCGAGCCAACCACATCGGGAGCGGTAGCGGCGGCACCGTCTACAAAGTGATCCACCGCCCCACGGGCCGCCTCTACGCCCTCAAGGTCATTTACGGGACCCACGAGGACTCGGTGCGCCTCCAGATCTGCCGTGAGATCGAGATTCTCCGCGACGTCAACAACCCCAACGTCGTCAAGTGCCACGACATGTTCGACCACAACGGCGAGATCCAGGTCCTCCTTGAATTCATGGACGGCGGCTCCCTCGAGGGGAAACACATCCCCCGCGAGTCCGACCTCGCGGATCATGCCCGCCAGATACTCTCCGGCCTCGTCTATCTCCACCGCCGTCACATCGTCCATCGCGACATCAAGCCCTCCAATCTCCTAATCGACTCCCAAAATCATGTTAAGATCGCCGATTTCGGAGTCGGTAGGATTCTCGCGCAGACTATGGACCCCTGCAACTCCGCTGTGGGGACCATTGCGTACATGAGCCCCGAGAGGATTAACACGGATCTAAACCACGGCCAATACGACGGGTACGCGGGTGATATTTGGAGCTTTGGGGTGAGCATCCTGGAATTTTATATGGGGAAATTCCCCTTCGCAGTTGGGAGGCAGGGTGATTGGGCCACCTTGATGTGCGCCATTTGTATGTCCCAACCACCCGAGGCCCCGCCCACAGCTTCCAGAGAGTTTCGGCACTTCATTGCCTGTTGTTTGCAGAGGGAGCCGGGTCGTCGCTGGACCGCCTCGCAGTTATTGACGCATCCTTTCGTTATGCAGAGAAACCACACCCAAAGCCAGGTTcatcagaatctccatcaacttTTACCTCCTCCACGCCCGCTTTCTTCTTagtcttcttctcttttctttcatttttgtcttttttgttaCTCGAAGAATGATAaagattttgtgtaattttgaTATGATGGGTAAGTTTGATTTTTAGGAGCAGAAATTTGGGTGGAGAACTGGGCGTGTTTCTAGTTTCAGTCGAGCAATCGCAATCTCAACCATTTTCTTTGATAATGtttaataaaaatggaaaatctgGAACTGAGGAGGCCCAAGTTTTAtcgatttttttcttcagccttTCTATTATGCCCTGAGATTATTATTAGTATAAGATTAATGTGAAGTGTTTTTGGAATGTATCGATATTAGAACCATACTGTGGAACACCGAACGTGTTATCGATATTATTGCACTGAGTATCACTTTTTGGGTGGTGGATATTTACCTAGGAATGGAAGGCAGATGAGGGTGCACATATTTACTAGTTTTTCCCGGATACACTACTTTTGGAGACACATGCATGGGCCTGTTTTACAGTACTTCCACAAAAAGTTGCATATCATTGGTCTTTGCTAGCTCTCTTTTTTATTGATTCTGAAGTTTGAGAGAAATGATGACAAAGATCAACCACATCCAATCTATATTTAGGAACCCGACGTTAATGTAAGTAAATTAATGAGCTAAAAGATTTGGTaggtttttaaatttgtaaggTGAGTTTGCATCCAAGTCATGTCCCTgttccttcttttattattactctctctctctctctcccctcataCATTGGATATGTGAGAGTGAGGGGGTTGGGATAAAGGAGTTTACTATGTCggattaaattatatttgatcaCTGTCTTGTGCTAggctcattttatatatttctttctttctatttatttcaaGTCCTCAAACATTAACAGATGGTAGTTTGATGGAGTAGCTTGCATACGAACTTTGTCGAACTTCTAATCCCTTTGTCTAGGATTGTTCATACGGGATGGATTTTTTATGATCCGATCCGAACTTCGGGTAATCGGGTTCACTTAGGCGGTTATCACTGCTCGAATTTTACCCAAACCGATAACTAGAATTTCCTACCCGTCCATATTTGGGTGCGGGTACCAGTATAGTATCTGGGTACAAAATTAAATCTAGAACctgatttagatttaaaaaaataaaaaataaaaaatctttatatacATATTACTAATTAACGTTGGTCAAaacttcatataattatatctctTTAATGAGGAGGTATGCATAATATTCCTATTCTTCACCAATTTTTAGTTGGAATAAAAGCCAAAGAAACAATGGAATAACGTTTTTTGTATATTAACCAATATTAGAAGTGAGTATATCGCAAGTCTTAAACTAGGGCTGCCACCCACTCATGCAAGGGTGGGGTAGCCCCTTCTCCGCACCCTACTCTTGCATGGGAGAGGGTAGGATTTTCAACCTCGTATCTTGTCCCGATGTTGAGGGGTGGGGGCAGACCCCTCATCCGCCCCACCCCCTCCCACTCTAATAGTACTCAACAGGTCATAATCCAATTAATCCGAACAGGTAACCGAGCCAAATGACATAGCCAAATTTGGATATACTACTCGGGTACCCCAACTCGCATTTGAATGGACACTCATACCTTAGTCACTCAATATTAAGAATACAAGAACACGTCACAATATATTGCTAAGAACCTGATGGCTTGATGACATATAGCCCGATTCGAAACCCCCACATTccttgtattaaaaaaaaaaaaaaaacaaagaataccCCACAATATAGTATCGATTcgtgtatatacatataatcCAGATTACAACCTCCCTATAATTACAACCATGCCAACGGTTCCCATCGTTTTCTCGAGTTTAAAAGAATTTCCTTACAtttctccaaaagaaagaaaaaagggaatgGATACAAGTTAAAATCAAACCTTAACAGTAATAGTCGGACAATAATGTTAGCTATATATGACATAAAAAGATTCACTTTGTGTCATCTCTATCAATGTTCTTATAACCTTGATCATGGCCCGATGGTAAGAAAGCCAGAGCGCGATTACTAATTTCCCAATTGGGTCAAAAAGAAAAGCACCATGAGAGAgtcatatgtatatatttcgCCATAGCCCATAAAACCAATTAAACCGGACCAACACAAAGCATGAAGCCTAGCTACTTAAGGAGAGAGGCTAATGATTTGTTTGGGAtaccccaaaaataaaaataaaaaagggacaAACAGAAAAGTCGATTTATTCAATTAAAGATGATGCTGTAGTAGTGAAAGCGTGGTGATCTAGCTAGTCATCCCCATGAATATACCAGCACAGGAGCATGGTGGCGCAGCGACGCCGGATATATATACGAGCACATTGCTCCTTCACTAAGGAAGCACACTTGCTGGTACTGAAGGCGTTTCCCTTTCTCTTTGCAGGGGCCTTGTTGTATTGCTGGAGTTCCACCATGGCTGATGCCATCTAATTTCTTTTTGCTCTAAGAGAATAGAACACGTACAAAGTAAAAGTTTAGAGCTTGAGGAGGAGATGTGTGGGGTagagttatataatataatacaatctCAAAGCTTGGCCGAAAGAGAAGATCACGTTTGGCCGGGTTTCAAAGGGAATGAACATGGTCGGTGTGAGGGAAGGCCCACTCCCGTAGTGCCCATGCAAGCCAAGGCCCATCTCCAAAGGGACCAAGCCTAGGAAGGCTGAACCACGAAGCCCGGGCCTGAGTAAGGAAGCCAAGGGCTCGGGACGAGAGGGTCAGAAAGTCAAGTAAACACGGGACCGGACTATCCGTACCTATCCATTCAAGGTCTGGGAGGATCGGGGTCTGTCAAATCAAATCATCGGGCTAGGTGGGCAACACATCATCAGGCCCCTGACCCCAGAGTCCCGAATCCCAGGCACAAGCCAACCCAGATCGATGTTAGGAAATTCAGCACACAGTGGAGCATCCCATGAGTCGAGGACGACTCACCCGTAATCTGACATCTTCTGGCATGACAGAGAAGTGGTGGCCGTGCAAACGAAGGACAGCAGACACGGTGCAATCCCTCGTTAGGTCATAGACTAGCCCCCCACGAGGGCAACAGAGAAGGAGTGGTGGCAGGCCTGTCATCTGACACGCCACGATCTCCCTCAACGGAAGGGCCTGACTCAGGTATAAATAGGGATGACCTCCTTATGGGAGGGGGTCGATTCAATTTGGGTAACTCTtattttgtattgtgttttCTCTTCTCCAGAGAGCATTcaactgacttaggcattggagTGATCTTGGAGGCCACGAGagcttcattttcttc
This window of the Juglans regia cultivar Chandler chromosome 12, Walnut 2.0, whole genome shotgun sequence genome carries:
- the LOC109004997 gene encoding mitogen-activated protein kinase kinase 5-like, with translation MRPVQPPPGVGGSGKRGLKARRRQDLTLPLPQRNLSLAVPLPLPPSSSNSSANSGSSSNHSNGCNTIHFSELERANHIGSGSGGTVYKVIHRPTGRLYALKVIYGTHEDSVRLQICREIEILRDVNNPNVVKCHDMFDHNGEIQVLLEFMDGGSLEGKHIPRESDLADHARQILSGLVYLHRRHIVHRDIKPSNLLIDSQNHVKIADFGVGRILAQTMDPCNSAVGTIAYMSPERINTDLNHGQYDGYAGDIWSFGVSILEFYMGKFPFAVGRQGDWATLMCAICMSQPPEAPPTASREFRHFIACCLQREPGRRWTASQLLTHPFVMQRNHTQSQVHQNLHQLLPPPRPLSS